From Paenibacillus graminis:
ACCGCAGCACGGCCTCGGTAACCATGCCCGCCGGATTCGTGAAATTGAGCAGCCAGGCATTCGGGGCCAGCTCTTCGATATCCCGGCAGATATCCAGGATTACAGGGATAGTGCGCAGAGCCTTCAGCATTCCGCCCGGGCCGGTCGTTTCCTGGCCGATCACACCGTATTTCAGCGGGATTGACTCGTCGCGGGCACGGGCATCCAGCATGCCGACACGAATCTGGGTGCTGACGAAATCGGCCCCTTCAATCGCCTTGCGGCGGTCCGTTGTCAGGTGGATTTCAATCGGAAGCCCTGATTTCTCTACCATGCGTTTCGCGAGGCTGCCGACAATATTCAGCTTGCGCAGGCCCGGTTCAATGTCCACAAGCCATAGCTCGCGGACGGGAAGCTCCTTGTGATGAAGAATGAAGCCTTCGACAAGTTCGGGGGTATAGGAAGAGCCGCCGCCGATGACGGCGATTTTGAGACCTTGGTTAGCTGCCAAGATAAATCACTCCTGTCTGGTTGTGATGGGAATTGCTTCGAAATCCTGAAACACACGCATTTTCTCATAAATCCCGTTGGTTACGATAATGCCGTCCTCCTCCAGTGCCGACCATACGGCACCAACGACAGGCTCCGTAGTTAAGGTGACTACCGAAGCATTCGGGGCTGCATTGTGAACCGCCTGCTCAATCGGGCCGCGGATCCAGCCCCGGTCGCCCCGGGTGAGCAGGCTTCCGGCCAAGACCACATCAAACACATCGTTTGCCATGCCCAGCCGATGGATGACAGCAGCAGCGGCTTTGCCCAGCTCCACGCCCTGGCGGTGCAGAATAGCCAGCGCGGCGGCGTCGCCTTCGGCCGCTGCCGGGAACAGCAGGCGGGCCGCGTCCAGCGGCACAGACTTCCCGTGATCGAGGAAGTCATTGAACATGTCCTCCACCTGTGCATAGCCGAGCAGCTTCAATAGCGGCTCTGTTAGCAGAGTGGGCGCCTCGCGCCCGTCCCAGGCCCGGAGCACAGTGCGGAATACCTCGATGTTCAGCGCTCCGCCGCCGCCGAAATCGCCGTACATGTAATCAAAGCCGCCGCATTGATAATGACGGCCGTCGCGGCTGCGCCCGGCGGCGTTCGTGCCGGTGCCGCAGATCAGGGCAACCCCGCAGGGGCGGCTCGTGCCCGCCCGCAGACCGATCATCGGATCGCCGCTGATCGTATAATTCATAAATCCGATGGTGCGGATCATCGGATGGAGGATATCGTAATCGGTCTTGCGGTCAGCACCGGCAAGTCCCAGGTAAGCGTGTCTTATATCGCTAAGCTGAAGTCCGGCTTCCGCAAGCGCCTCGAAGGCCGCCGCGCTGATGCTGGCGGCGGCCCGGCGGGCTCCCGTCTGGTGGTTGCCATTGCCGCTCCTGCCTTTGCCGAGCACATTGCCGTGCTCATCGCAGAGCAGGGCGTAGGTTTTGCTTCCTCCGCCATCGATGCCCATGTAGTAAGCCAATGGTCGTCACTCCTAAAGTTTTGTAGTCCACACTTCCTTAATATACTTCGCAAACCCTGCTTCGAAAGCATACGCTAAGTTTGGTTAGCTTTCGCATCCTGAAGTACTTCTAGTGAAACACGGTGTCTACTTGGATGAGGTAGATTCCCGCACAATCAGCTCCGGGTCAATCCTTACGTTGGCACCGCGCTTCATGGTCCCGCCTATGCGTTTCAGCAGCATATCGGCAGCGGCCAGCCCTATCTTGTCCGCCGGCTGGCGCAGGGTCGTCAGATGCGGGCGAAGCTGCGAGGCGATGTAGTGATCGTCATAGCCGACAATGGATACCTCTTCCGGGATGCGGACTCCTGCCTCCATCAGGGCGTTGATTACCCCGAGGGCGATATTGTCATCGCCGGTAAAAACAGCCGTGGGCAGATTGCCTTCGGACAGCCAGCGTTTTGCGGTATCGTAGCCCTGGGCGATTTCGAAATCGCCATGAACAACTTCGAAGGGCGCCAGCCCTTGTTCCTCAAGCGCCTTCAGGAATCCCGCGCGCCGTTCTCTGGTACTGCGGAACATCTCCTGTCCGCAGAGATGGGCGATAGAGGTATGCCCCAGCTCCAGCAGGTGGCGGGCTGCGGCATACCCGCCTTTTACATTGTCAATGGTAATCGAATAGCTGTCATTCTCGGGCTGCTGGTTATCAATCAGCACATAGGGGATGCCCCTCCGTTTCAGCTCTACAATATAATTATCCTCCTGCATCGGAGAGAGCAGAATTAGACCGTCTACCCGGTCCTCCTGGATCAGGTAGTGGTTCTCGTCGGAGCCGATGCCGGTTGAAATGGAAATGGCCAGAAAATATCCATGCAGCGCCAGCACCTCATTCAGCTCCTTGACCACCGCATCGAAAAAGGAGTCCTGCAGTGTAGTAACGATCAGGCCAATGATGCCGGTCTTGCCGCTGGCCAGGCTGCGGGCCGCCGCATTGGGGCGGTAATCCAGCTCTTTGATGGCTTCCAGCACCTTCTGGCGGTTTTTCTCGCGGACCGAACCTGCGCCGTTGATGACCCGGGATACCGTGACTACGGATAACCCGGATTTTTTGGCTACATCAAAAATACTTACTTTCATCTCAAACGCTCCTTGCAGCGGATTTTCCGAATCTAACCTTACCTTCAGTATACAGGGCTTGCCGGATATCCGCTAAACGTAGGGATTTATCTCTTAATAATCTCGGTCACTTTCTTCTGGATGACCGGCATAACCTCCTCCAGTGTCTTATGTCCGGTTTCGACCGGCTGCAGCTCATTGATGAACATGTCGTTGATCTGCGAGTAGTTGGTGATCAGATGGTTGTAGGATTCGAAGCCGTATTTGACCGCGCCCTCGTAGACCTTTTTCACATCCTGCGGATCAATGCCTTCAAAATGTTTATAATACGCTTCCGCGGCTTCGGTGTTGACCGGCGGGTTGCCGCCGCTCAGCTCGATGGACTTCTCCTGGACTTCGGTAGTCACCAGATATTTAATCCATTCAAAGGCTTCCTTCGGATGCTTCGAATCCTTCAGAATCATCAGCGGATCAACGAACAGTGTGCTGCGCACCTTGTCATTGCCTCCCCAAGGAACGGCGGCTACACCGATTTTGAATGGAAAATCATTTGCTCCCGCCAGGTTCCACGAGCCGCCGATGGACATGCCGATTTTACCTGCGACGAAGGGATCGCCGTTCTGGCCGGCCACGCTTTTGCTCCACTCGGAGGTCGGTGAGACTTTATCCTTGAATATCAGATCGAACAGCTTTTGATAAGCTGCAATCACCCCGGGAGAGTCGAAGTGAGTTTCGGAAGGCACGCCCCCGTTCGACCAGGTATCTTCAGAATAAGGCTCAGCTCCAAAATAAAGCGGCCGCATATCGCGTTCGGCCCAGGTGAAGTCCACACCGTACTGGGTCTTGGCAATATCATCAGAGACCACGGTCATTTTCTTAGCTTCTTCGACCATCTTGTCAAAGGTCCAGCTTTTGTCCTCGTAATCGCTTGGCGGGTAGGAGAGCTTCGCCGCATCGAACATGTCTTTGTTGTAGAGCATCAAGGTGACATACATGTTGACCGGAATGCCGTAGGTGCGGTCCTTGACGGTGTAGATCTTCATGAGATTGTCGGGGATGTGGTAATCCTCCTGCTTGAACCCGTCCTCTTTAATCAGATCTGTCAAATCCAGCAGCATGTCCTTGTTGTAATATTCGGCAAAACCGCCATATCCGTAATGGCTCGTGACATCCGGAGATTTGCCTCCGGCGATCAGTGTCTGCAGCTTGCTGTCAAACTGCTCGTAGGGCGCTTTTTCCACCTTGACCCGGATGTTCGGATGTTCCTTCTCGAAGTCGGGAATCAGTTTCTCAATAAACGTGCGGTCCTCGGAATCAATGGTATAGTGGGTGATCGTTACTTGTTCCCCTGAGCCGCCGCTGTCTGCTGCGCCATGATTTCCTTCAGCCACATTGCCCGCCGATTTGCCTCCGCTGCAGCCGGATAAGGCCGCCATTGCGGTTAGACCGGCTGCAAGCAGCAGGGCGGATGTTTTGCGGTTACGGTTATTCATCAGCTAATCCCTCTTTTCAAGTCGTATTGGGCCGCCGGATTAGGGCGGTAATTACTTGATGCCGGTTAGTACAATGCCTTCGACGAATTGCTTCTGGGCAAGCGCAAACAAGGTAACGATAGGAAGCATCGCCAGTACAGAGGCAACCATCAAGAGATGCCAGGGCGGAATGCGGAAGCGCGACGAGGTCAGGGAAGCCATGCCGACCGGCAGCGTGAACTTCTCCGACGAGCTTAAGTAGAGAACGGGCGTAAGCAAGTCATTCCAGCTGTAGATAAAAGCAAA
This genomic window contains:
- a CDS encoding N-acetylglucosamine kinase, encoding MAYYMGIDGGGSKTYALLCDEHGNVLGKGRSGNGNHQTGARRAAASISAAAFEALAEAGLQLSDIRHAYLGLAGADRKTDYDILHPMIRTIGFMNYTISGDPMIGLRAGTSRPCGVALICGTGTNAAGRSRDGRHYQCGGFDYMYGDFGGGGALNIEVFRTVLRAWDGREAPTLLTEPLLKLLGYAQVEDMFNDFLDHGKSVPLDAARLLFPAAAEGDAAALAILHRQGVELGKAAAAVIHRLGMANDVFDVVLAGSLLTRGDRGWIRGPIEQAVHNAAPNASVVTLTTEPVVGAVWSALEEDGIIVTNGIYEKMRVFQDFEAIPITTRQE
- a CDS encoding LacI family DNA-binding transcriptional regulator; the encoded protein is MKVSIFDVAKKSGLSVVTVSRVINGAGSVREKNRQKVLEAIKELDYRPNAAARSLASGKTGIIGLIVTTLQDSFFDAVVKELNEVLALHGYFLAISISTGIGSDENHYLIQEDRVDGLILLSPMQEDNYIVELKRRGIPYVLIDNQQPENDSYSITIDNVKGGYAAARHLLELGHTSIAHLCGQEMFRSTRERRAGFLKALEEQGLAPFEVVHGDFEIAQGYDTAKRWLSEGNLPTAVFTGDDNIALGVINALMEAGVRIPEEVSIVGYDDHYIASQLRPHLTTLRQPADKIGLAAADMLLKRIGGTMKRGANVRIDPELIVRESTSSK
- a CDS encoding ABC transporter substrate-binding protein, producing the protein MNNRNRKTSALLLAAGLTAMAALSGCSGGKSAGNVAEGNHGAADSGGSGEQVTITHYTIDSEDRTFIEKLIPDFEKEHPNIRVKVEKAPYEQFDSKLQTLIAGGKSPDVTSHYGYGGFAEYYNKDMLLDLTDLIKEDGFKQEDYHIPDNLMKIYTVKDRTYGIPVNMYVTLMLYNKDMFDAAKLSYPPSDYEDKSWTFDKMVEEAKKMTVVSDDIAKTQYGVDFTWAERDMRPLYFGAEPYSEDTWSNGGVPSETHFDSPGVIAAYQKLFDLIFKDKVSPTSEWSKSVAGQNGDPFVAGKIGMSIGGSWNLAGANDFPFKIGVAAVPWGGNDKVRSTLFVDPLMILKDSKHPKEAFEWIKYLVTTEVQEKSIELSGGNPPVNTEAAEAYYKHFEGIDPQDVKKVYEGAVKYGFESYNHLITNYSQINDMFINELQPVETGHKTLEEVMPVIQKKVTEIIKR